From the genome of Phlebotomus papatasi isolate M1 chromosome 2, Ppap_2.1, whole genome shotgun sequence:
TGAAGGCAGATGGATGGTGACACTTCCACATGAGGATTGCCaccagtaaagaaaaaaaaaatggaattaacTGAAAACAGGGACGCGCTGAtcgataaatttcctatgaatcGCCTTTTAGGTTCCATTTGTGTATCTTTGGGCGGGCAGTTGAATTGAAGTGTCCCTTTGGCCTCTACTGGGATCCCATTGAGGGTGGATGTGGACGCAGTGTAGATGTATCGTGTGTTAAAGACATCGCTGCACGACAAGAACCTCCACAGCCTCCCATTGAAACCACGTCTTTCCCACCGCAACCAACAATTGAAACAACAACTCCCGAAGAGGAAACTGAAACCACCGATGAAACTGAAACTCCAGGAGAAACTGATGAAACTCCCGAGGAAACTACCGTCAGTGAGGAATCACCCACTCCACCCTTCTCCACTACAGGTTCACTTTTTTACAATGCTTTTCATGTTTTTAGTgcttttttgattaattttccaggaattgcaataaaaaaaaagagatggcaaagcgtcccagctttgctgaatgctcgaactcacgagatagagctctccatgaattagctttttgcataatcttttggaatcactgatctactagaaaTCAAATTGATTAATATATCAcgaaagcatttgaaaatcaaaaaatcggcacttaaccgattcattaccgatgaagaccgatgcagtcgggttctaatttgcaatacttttctaaaaaattaaaattttaagcaaaaagaaaaataagccttccaaagtagttgacgtttgaccttcaataattcaaaatggcgaattttccggtcataggtatgtttgtgCGAAATGTTTTCCAGGACtagttctaaaacatatcccaaaatcattgaaaaagcttgggtcaattttttgtaaaattggaaaaacctcatttttgacctatttttgggggatagggaacgtacgaaagggaaggggggggggggggggggggggggtaatgAATAGGTTgcgtacgagataatgtcatttgaggaggggtcatcgaagaccggaagttgatatctcttaccgtttgaattttatatggatcaaaaaactaaaaaagtgtgaaaaacagtttttttttaaacagagctattaccgtaactttcccgatccatcaaaGATTATGACCGATGCTGGCGTTTTCGAAATTGctgtacctttccaaaaaatccaaatttatccaaatcggttgaaaaatgagtcttccaaagtggttgaattttgaccttcaataattcaaaatggcgaattttccggtcatagatatgtttgggcgaaatgttcgcctggaccagctctaaaacctgtccaaaaatcattgaaaaagcttgggccatttttttgcaaaattggaaaaagctaatttttgacctatttttgagggatactGACCGCACGAAAGGGTAGGGGGGGAAaggtaaagaggttgggtatgagataatgtcatttgaggaggggtcatccaAGACCGGAAGtctatatctcttaccgtttcagctccagaacagtgaaaagttgaaaaaaaagtcgattatataactgctctatCTTTgacttcgagcagtaaaaggggtggcaaagcgtaataggctttgcgaaatgctcgaactcgctAAACCTAAAGAACTTTCGTAACATACTGTTTAAATGTTCACAATTGATTGAACCGATTAATCCGATTGAATCACTCGAAAGCTCATCTGAAATAGCTTagaattttcggacaaaaattacttatcgatccatatagtaaggtggggtaactgaaTCGTTTttcgaagagtgctacttaaacgcttatttttggactgatgaaattcttttttactttttctaaatccatagaattattcactgtttcattaagaaaacataatataaaaaaaatattaaaaatagtaaagaaaatttataaaataatgataatactgaaataagtcagcatgcactaacagTGGTgtcttttcgctaattcatttttaattaaacttttggatttaaaatagggtcaaaggaacacctattggcactttaaccctctaacggtgttttctttaatatccaaaaaaagtagttaaataattttgtctagggtaattaatgacccactgaactcaaaaataccatcaattcttcattatctctttccgtttgggcgccaggtgagaaaaggtaaagatcGCCTAcaggcggtcatatcggtttaaggcataaaaagactgaaatattttaattgaaaaatagtgatcaaatagtaaaataaatgaattttaaacgttttttatggatgaatgttgtatgattatctaagaaatgataatttttaggaaaaaacgtTTATTAGACGTTAATTAAGCTCAAGATGTTTCAATAAGATtgatttttaccgaataggtcacagatcagctatgaaaacgtcaccttcttgaataatttgaaggtcctttgaaatatattgctcatcttctggttttatttcacgatctggggcattaaacgacgaattagggaactcatcatcactgttaaagtctgcttctttatcaatttcgattaattcgcagaaatcgaccattttactcattctggacagtcttcgtgtaatctgaattgttttccatgattaatatattgcaaaataataatatattttactagaacaaccaaaacaattaagtaaaaaaatcggtaatttttgaaaattttacccttgaacggataagaccgcccacaggcggtcttcctttttttcttctaaaactcttacttctagttttttcacacttatcaattgaaatatacaaactagaagaacatatctttcaggaaataagattcttactacagttagattactttaaaatttaaaacaatcttttttacacttgaaaacgcaaaatgtcgcgagcgacattttgttgttttttctctgccCTATCACACATaactgaagattgtaagcaaacgaaaggtcaaaatgagttcaacttcagaaaataagttagtaagactataactgaggacactgtagatatttcaacttcaaataagtaatattatcgcagtaaatgcgatttatagaatgaccgtctggaggcggtcttacccgttagagggttaagaacTTGTGTCATGACCTAGTAGCAGCctattttgtaccatttggtatatgaaatttgaacatctctccTTATAGAAAgaagtagattaatgaaaaaacttcatattatttgaattttattagatacattaaataaatttcaatatttttacaaaattgtcaTTAGGTGTTCCCTGACGAACAGGTATTCCCTCGAccttacttttttcacaaggaaaaaacaataaatgttttcatcAACCAGCtctcattagcgaaaatatcacagctagaaaatttttagtgaagaactcagctggcacaagtttgaaatgagtcgattacactcacttatttaaccctctaacgtccAATTCttaaatatgcaagaaaaagtagtgagatatttttttctagattaattatggtccaataaactcaaaaagaCCATCCGATCTTTATTATCTGTTCTAGTTTGGGCGTCAGgtgcgaaaatataaaaaaatcagaaaacctATTCGCTTCtcaaatttacattttattttttttaatttgtttaattaaaatttacaaagtagaatgacatatctttcagtaaaaaataaatttattttagtcagataactgtaaattggtatttttcttgaaattggaaatgagttttttttgcacaaaaattttttgttggtttttctctgacctgtcacataaTACTGaggatagcaactaaacgaagtgtcaaaatgagttcaaactttgaAAAGATGTtaataagactattaccgaggacactacatcaattttaaattaataaaaccattattgtcgctgtaaatacGATTTTTGTGATGCTACCCTGCAGTGACTCTTAACCGTTCGAGGGTTAATggctaaaaatattatttttgctttttctcaaacttgaatagttatattatgtcaCTATaatgactatattacggaaataaatataaaaatattattttaagtggattagtcataaatgatctatatagcgaagcgcccggattagcacacttgactataatcggtttattaccgatttatAAACATGGTCCCATTCGGTTATGAAATGCGCTGTCTAGAATTTTTATAAAGGTAAAagtttgatcttgaaaaaccgttattagtaatgaagcaaaattgaaaaaaaagcgcacgacgcgttttcgagcaatctcaaaaaacatggttttgagaAGGAAGGGGAGGGGTAGGGGGAAAAAGAGGGGTATACCGATGGTCACAGGGTCGACTTGTGCGGGGGATCCCCCGAAGGTTCTAAGTCTCTATCTTTAACTGTTTGGTCTCTAAAGCTTGCGAAAGCCGGATGGACAGACGAATTAGTAGACAGACAAACAGCATGACGTCAATAACTTGATGCTTGAAATTTCCGAAATTCTACCAATATAACTCATTATCGAGGGATATATACTGCTCTAcctgtagagttcgagcagtaaatagggtagagtaagaccttttcgccaccttaaggttttgtacccttgtaattcttacaatttttgtcgaaataaaatgaaatttcctgTAGagatgctttgaagcattgtatCTGTATTAAACCAGGAGACTTCCCGGGAAgttttgggcatctagttgcaataatacattttctgcagcaatgcatgtttcagtactttccGCCACCTTGTAaatactttttcgccactgtgtaagcactttttcgccacttgttttcaattgattttcaagAAACATCTGCTTTCGAAAAACCCCAAAAGTAcacggcacagtacttttcttatttaataccgatattagacaattattagagtatttcgaatgattttttgcacattttttatttgcgacaaaaatcaattgaacttACGCCTGTTTCAAATAAATTCCgagaggtgcgccacttgtaaaatgcatGGAAAAatgggtggcgaaaagtaccACAACCGAAAAAGTAAgacctatttcaccacatccgtatttctttattttttggaaaacattattaaattatgatattagagcgaagcttagttaataacaaagtgactttcagtgaaaaaatatcaaatactgtactgcaaaaacataaaatattgcaagacaatttctctgagtgttgacaagtttattaagaactccattttttttttggtgactgttaaccttgtcgagaatttcttcaattaactttcaaataatctagtcggtggagcaccagttataGTTTTCTGAAACGTTGGACTAGTGGTCACGAAATAgtagtcatttcgtagttccatgagctcaaaattccctgaaaaactgattttatttgtaggtggcgaaaaagtgcttactgatgaaaaagtactgactctaccctaatagGTTGTATTTTCATTTggttaatattaaaaatgaaagtGCAATTACATTGACCGTAGTATCCTTatgctttattattattttgcttgATTTTAACTTATCAGATCTTTGCAAAATTCTGGAACTCATGACCACTCATGAATTCTTACAAATTTAAGTGATTAAAACAGCGAAGGTATAATACAGTTTTAATATCAGacggaaattaaatttttcgttcATAACCGGGATATTACCgatgtataaaaaattaaaaccggTTTAAATTAGATCGGgattcgaagacctttccaTTGTATCTCAACTTGTATTGATTGGTATTGGTTAAGCAAGACGCTGTTGCTATTTGACTTTAGACTTGGAAAAGGAACAGTAAGGTCTTTGAAGGTCATAATAAGGATTTGACGGTCAATGGGACTCTGTCCTGATTAGAGCGTTTTATTTTAAGGAAATACACCTACTCCACCATTTTCCACAACCGGTGCCACGCCAACACCACCAGTATCCACTACCGGAGCTCAGCCTACTCCACCAGTGTCTACAACTCCTGATGGTAGTGAAACAGGAACACCACCAGAGGTAACCACGGAGAGCACAGAGGAGACAACCACTGGAGTAGAGACGGGTACTCCACCTGAGGTAACCACGTCTGAACCTGGTACAACAGGTGCAGAAACTACGACAACCACAACAACTACGACAGTAGTCCCAACAACCACCACGGGAATACCAACAGGAACTCCGCCAGAGGTTACAACAAGTACAGGAGGAACCGCAACTCCACCAGAGGTCACAACACCCGGTGTTACACAACCCCCAACAACACCAGGACCACCAACTTGTCCACCAGATGGCATCCACTACTTCCCTGATCCCCAGGCATGCAATCGTTTCTTCCTGTGCCAGAATGGCCAGTTGATCCACATGATGTGTGCTCCTGGGCAGATCTTCGATCAAACATATCTTCGTTGTCGTCACGACGGCGTTTGTCAGTTGTTTGGCTGGCTTCAAGATTAGAGTCTTAGACACGAGACACAACAGAATCACAACACAGAATAAGACACTCCTGGTTACCAGACAGGAAGCTGGCCACCAGACAGAGACACCACAGATATCACACAACACTGAAACacataacaatttttctttctcttgtaatattgtaataaattatGGTATTAACATTAGAGACTATTTAATAGCTTAATTAATATAATCGTGTAAAGATGTTTTTCGACGATTAGCGAGAAATTGTCTGCACTGCTATACgtaaaaacgtcaaaattctctGACATAGGGGAAACGTCTAGTATCGTTAGATCCAAATGATGAGATGAAATGAGTGTCGGCTCTTCTCGCATTGTCGActcgttattgtgacactttgggacagtgcaacataacctcactctcGCTTGTTTTGATTTTGCAATCGGAGTTCTTTCagtgatttaattgattttgtattaaaatacaatctcagaaatatttttttcatggaaAGTGTGATATTAAGGTAACTGAACATTCATATTGCGCGAGAAGGTACAAAAGTTTTGGTATCAAAGTCACTCTTTGGAGCTTCCGGAAGATGTGtaagtaataaattttcactgatataaaaatgtatttaatcaCACGTATCTTCTTTATTTGCGGTTTTGTGGTAGTTTATATTTAGTTGTCAAGGAAGGGCAGAAGCTTCGATGAAAACTAACGAATCTGTGATCATGCCCAACAACTCATGAGTTCCTGCTGGACAGATTCAATTTAATCATCATACATAAGAAATTTCTTCTATAACTTCCTGGACAGCAGTGCCTCAAACATGACACCGAGCATGTCTAATGAGCCCTTCCCGGTCGGTGCAAGGATAAATTTGTGATGGATTGAACACTATCAACATAATTATAACTTTGCGCATTCGATTTGGcctagaatatttcaaattcaaacaatTCCATATTTCATGGTTGGCCcagaatgaataaaatttcacaagaactattatttattactaaaaaaaaattataaagaggATTTAAGGGAATAAAAATGGTATTTACTtactaaaaaatgtaaaattttcactaaatttcacCTCGAAAGTACAAATCGACAGCTCCAGAGGTGTCGATAAATTAGTGGCgagaattatcgacactagcgacaaaaaATGCAAGTTATCATCTCGATTGTGCATAATCGACACTCGACAGTAGCGATGGGACAATTAGAcagagttatcatttcaccccaggTTAGAGTTCAGTAAATCCAGAAAGCTTATTTTCcaaattcaaacttttttttggaaaatcttgaaatcttaaaTGATTTATTATTCTGGGATATTACCTGTTTATTTTTGCGTAAGCTTGGTACTCAATTTCCGATTTCGGATTGCAAAAATCCTGCAAGGCTAAAATGGTTTGTAACAGCTTTTTCTGAGTATAATTCGCAAAAAATTCAACATTAGAAAGCTAGCCCGCGTTCGGAAGCTggtcattttttattattatttttttttttttggaaaaccagTTCAGTAGTGGAGAAATtctataacagtatgacaatattATACGACCAATTTACagagcgatgcaactttattttcgtatcttataagataaaatgtcaaattttaaattaccgtcgttgcgggtgacttttttcgctgttttttaactttaccctctaaaagtggatagttaaagtgaagggagggggattttgagtaaaattatttgtattcagttgtgaatgaatggattttgtgcctctagcattaattttataaaattttactatgtttaaaaaaactCAAGGAAAAAGGCTTGCAcgtgggataaggtgcgggtgactttgcactttttaataaatactaaaaaatcaacaatttctgataataaacgactatgaagatcttcacatctaagggtaagatgcacgagatctacaagatgacataatcgccatcttgatttgacgtttctatccgccattttgaataactgtcaaaacctaaaactggtctgattgggttgaaattttagtatgttgtagcttatgtcaagaccttttcagaacgtatctatgttccagtctacgtcaagtatttacctagatacagaagctcaaagtttaaaattttgaaatattcatattttggcgatctttattttctaatcgtGCATTTTAACacataaacgaaatgcctcaataaccattaaaaatggttgagacctttattttatatatttatttactcttacataattaaaaataataattttttaaaattttacccttgaacggataagaccgcccacaggcggtcttcctttttttcttctaaaactcttacttctagttttttaacacttatcaattgaaatatacaaactagaaaaacatatctttcaggaaataagattcttactacagttagattactttaaaatttaaaacaattttttttacacttgaaaatgcaaaatgtcgcgagcgacattttgttgttttttctctgccCTATCACACATaactgaagattgtaagcaaacgaaaggtcaaaatgagttcaacttcagaaaataagttagtaagactataactgaggacactgtagatatttcaacttcaaataagtaatattatcgcagtaaatgcgatttatagaatgaccgcctggaggcggtcttacccgttagagggttagaGGGTTAAAACTTTCTCAACTTCAAACAAGATTCTGTggcaattactttaaaaaaggaaataaaaaaatctgagTGTAAATTTGGAGTGTCTAATCAACTctctttaataaattatatagtAAGTTTCTGGGCTCCTTGAAGCATCTTAGGGTTCCTTCTCATAAACAACAGGATGACTTGGTAAATTGGGTTCCTGAACTGACGAACGTCCCATTGTGAAAAATTAGGGGAAGTTAGGGATGCTTCGCACGCGCGAACATTCAAACAATgcgaattttttctttgtttaaaaagagatgaattttcatttcttgagaataagatagataatcataaaccttatcttcactgcaaaaataggCAGCCTAGCCCTTCTCTCCTAGGTTCTACGATCACAAATGCAAAATTGGCCTAAAATTGGTAATTTTGATGATGCACatttcatgtgatttttcattaataaattcattttcagaAGAAATCACTTATATCAGTGGATGAAGGGTTAATGTGGGTTGATACTTACGTAAAAACTTTTTGCGTCtgagggaaattattttgagAATACTGTATAATTGACAAATGCTACATTTCGGTTAGGTTCAATCGCTTAAAATGTTATGGTTCGCACGCCCATCAGGCAACTCTAACtggaaaatcataacctcactaatAACCCATTTCTTATGTGAGTATATATTGTGATTTGGTCAAGAGTGCAAAAGATTCAAAGGATAATGGaacaagaaaaaagaaagaggAGAGTGATTGATGAGAACCGTATGGTAGCTGCTCTCACAGATGTCAAGAACAAAAGGATGACTCTACACAAAGCTGGCATTATATATGGAATACCGAAGTCTACCTTGTACTCTCGTTTTAAGAAAGTGGAACTTCTTGGAGAGGGAGGGGAAAACGGCCTGAAGATCACTGATCGATACAACAAATATGCAGCGAGACAGGTACTCACTGATGCTGATGAGGGACTCCTCAGCGCTTATCTTCGAGCCTCCTCACAACTAAACTATGGTCTCACTATGACACATACGAGAGAACTGGCCTACAGGTTCGCCGTATATCTGCAACGACTTCTGCCTTCGAGCTGGGAGCGAGAGGCCAAAGCTGGCAAAGATTGGGCGCGGGGATTCTTAAAGAGACACAGGtatatttctcaaaatcacAAGGTCTGGAAATCTTTAACATCTCGAGTGAAACTGAAATTATTGACTGTGTGAATGGGCTGGTTTGATCGAGGATGATCTACGAGTGTAGTATCCGGAAGATAATTGATTATGTGGATGAGGAACTTAAATGTCATCTCTTCTCATTTTCTGATGGGATGTTAAATTAGCCTGTTtctatttcgaaatattcatTTTCAGAGAGCTGTCCTGCCGGAAGCCGGAGAACACATCTATTGCAAGACACACAAGTTTTAATCCGGAAAATGTgtctatttattttcaaaacttgGAAGAATTGATGGACACCTATCATTTTGAGCCAGACAGGATTTACAATTTAGATGAGACTGGCCTCTCATGCGTTCTTGCAGCAAAGGAAAAGGTGTTGGGTTCAAGGAATGCTAAACAAGTTGGAAAAATTGTTTCCGCTGATCGAGGAGAAAGCGTTACCATCGTTGGAATCGTCAATGCTTCCGGAGGTTTTATTCCACCTATATATATATTCCCTCGCAAGCGATTCCATGTAGATTATATGGATGGTTCCGTGGAAGGATCTTTTCCTCTCTTTAATCCAAAAGGATACATGGACACCGCTGCATTCCTGAAGACCTTGGAGCACCTCGCGGTTCATGCAGTACCCTCAAAAGAGAGTCCTATTCTCTTAGTTCTCGACAGCCACTCATCTCACTTATCTTTGGAAGCGATTCTCTTTTGTAGAGAACGCAGTATACATATGGTTACATTGCCGCCTCACACATCTCATAAAACCCAGCCATTAGACTTGACGGTTTTTCAACCTTTCAAACAATACTGTGCAGCATCGTTTGACGAGTGGGTTAGAGCTGGTAACACAATCACTATCCAAAATATTGCTAAACATTCAGCAATTCCCTTTATGAAGGGATTCAATTCTTCAAACATAAAATCTGGATTCCGGACTGCAGGCATTTATCCATTGAACAGAGAAAAGGTATTTGGACTCTTTCGATGCACTGAATCTGCTGGCTCACAGCAGTTACCGAGAGCTGTATCAGTAGACAATGATGTTGCTACTGAGACACACGTGGACTCAAGAACCAGATCTCAAATACCAATTGATAAGTATGAGCCATTGCACCAGCCATCACTGGATTTGGTAGAGAGTTCTGAAAATTCAATAGATGTCGTGAGACATTCTGAAGTGAAGTTGCAGACCGCATCCGATGATACCATTGTGATTCCAATAAAGGTGCAGAGTGAATCCGAGGAAGTGGCAAATGTGTcagatttttctaatttactggAAGATACATATTTGCATACCTCAGTAGCATCTtatatttctaatttacatgCTTCAGCAGAGTTTCCCAAGAATGTGAATGATGATGAGGAATATTGCATGTTGGCAAATGATCCCAATTCTACAGAGTCACTGGAAAATCTGGAAGATATTAGACATCCTATGACTTTTGAGTTGCCATCTCACTCACCATTTGCCACTCAAAAAGACTGTGAAACTGGGCATTCGTTAAATGAGGCGCTCGATCTCACTTCCAAGACACGACCTCAAATTGGCCAACTTCTACTTCGCAAGAGGATTTATCCGAATAGCGTCTATCCTCTTGATCTCTCCACGCAATCGAACTGCACACCTGCCTCTACTCTCCGTTTTGGTGGTTTAGAGTTAATTAGGCCACTACAAACACCCGTCAATAATGCTAAAAGGACGACAAAAACTCGAAAGATGGTGTCGACAATCGTCACTGGTTCTCCAGAAATGAGACGGAAGCAAGAGCTGGAGAAGGCAAAGCAcctcaaagaggaaaaaaagagggAAAGGGAGATCAAGAAAAGGCTCAGGGCAGCCAAGAAAATCGACACGCAGATCAAAAGACGACTCAAAGAAGAGATGCAGGTTGAGGAAAAAATACCGCCCAAGAAACGGGGGCGCCCAAAAAAAATAaccactaaataaaataatccttACTTTAATTTGTGTATCGTTCTCTTTATATTGTCTCGACATCTTTATCTTATTGATTCTTATTTTAAAAAGCTTCCCTAAATTCTGCTTAACTTCTTCaacttaacaaaaaaagttCCTGCCTGGCTTCAGAAGGTAACTACACCAAATTCCTTTGCCTATTACAAGATCTTTAGCCATTCAACTCACGTGGATAGCATATACATGGACGATGTAAATAGCAGAAATGCTACTCTCTTCAATAATATCCCAGctcttccttccttccttcccTGGACCTTCCGACGAGGGCAGGGACTATGTCCCACTCTCCCCTGTGCCCTCCGTTGAGGGCACTCCATCTGTGGTTGAGTGAGTGGGATTTGAGGGTGGCTGAAGAAGCCTGGAGAATGTCCAAGGTTCTCTGTTAGTGATGGCTGGCTCAAAGGAAATATGTCCAGGGAATGTCTGTTCGCTTTTCAGATATTGTTGTATGCGATTGCAGCAGTTCCATGTGGAAGACTTTTCACCCTTTTGAAAGAATCCACACACCGGCAAAATCCTTCCGGAAGCCCTTAAAGTCATGCGTCAGATTTTACTGCCAGTACACTAAAAGATATCAAAAACAAGAGTTGAAAGCATTTCCAATTACAATTAGTAAAACCCAATACTTTACTCACCAAGCGTTTTTTCCAGGAATACCCTGAAGAGCAACTCACTAAtttatcaattcaattttaaatgtagAGACTGCTACTTTCacgaaaacaaaacaaaattcgctgttttgtgaaaaataaacataaccTCGTAATGCTTTTAGCAATTCAAGCAAAATCAGCTGACTTATTGTTAGGGTTGCcgtatttgaatttttcacatttcagtcgttttttgacatttcacttGTAAGTTTTTCAAGAGAAAAGGGTACTTtagataaataagaaaaaaagtgttttatagAACttttttagtgcagtgataaaTTGAGGTGGTTCACAGGGCTTCAATCTAACGAatagtaaataaattttgatttggcATAAGATATATTCCGAGGAAAAATGTGATGACGAACCTATACCACCCATCGTGCGAATCTTGCCTGCGGAGGCATGGTTAGAACAaattgtcatacttttttctttTCCCTGTCCAGGGAAAATCAAGGATTCTGTGGCCGTGAGTAAGATATGCGTAGAAACCTGAAAGATCATAGATTGTTTTGGTGTAGCGCAATGCACAGTCGCTTTTAACgttaagtcaaaaaaaaatcttgaaaatagaGTTTGAGAAAGCGTGCGAACCATCCCTAACTTCCCCTAGTTAACCAAAATCACATGCAAATTGTCCGAATAACAAAGAATTcgtttttaaatgtattaaaaaatattgtaatgaaaacaaagacgatTAACTACTCTTGAGTGTTCAAAGAACACTCttgaaaagtaa
Proteins encoded in this window:
- the LOC129802267 gene encoding mucin-2-like isoform X1, with the translated sequence MNFSSHTPGLACWLLVCLGSVATVLGSDDIVCPEGRWMVTLPHEDCHQFHLCIFGRAVELKCPFGLYWDPIEGGCGRSVDVSCVKDIAARQEPPQPPIETTSFPPQPTIETTTPEEETETTDETETPGETDETPEETTVSEESPTPPFSTTGNTPTPPFSTTGATPTPPVSTTGAQPTPPVSTTPDGSETGTPPEVTTESTEETTTGVETGTPPEVTTSEPGTTGAETTTTTTTTTVVPTTTTGIPTGTPPEVTTSTGGTATPPEVTTPGVTQPPTTPGPPTCPPDGIHYFPDPQACNRFFLCQNGQLIHMMCAPGQIFDQTYLRCRHDGVCQLFGWLQD
- the LOC129802267 gene encoding mucin-2-like isoform X2, producing the protein MKRLACWLLVCLGSVATVLGSDDIVCPEGRWMVTLPHEDCHQFHLCIFGRAVELKCPFGLYWDPIEGGCGRSVDVSCVKDIAARQEPPQPPIETTSFPPQPTIETTTPEEETETTDETETPGETDETPEETTVSEESPTPPFSTTGNTPTPPFSTTGATPTPPVSTTGAQPTPPVSTTPDGSETGTPPEVTTESTEETTTGVETGTPPEVTTSEPGTTGAETTTTTTTTTVVPTTTTGIPTGTPPEVTTSTGGTATPPEVTTPGVTQPPTTPGPPTCPPDGIHYFPDPQACNRFFLCQNGQLIHMMCAPGQIFDQTYLRCRHDGVCQLFGWLQD